One Chryseobacterium sp. StRB126 genomic region harbors:
- a CDS encoding MlaE family ABC transporter permease, which produces MLKKFFTAIGEYIILLGKSLQKPQKMRVFWKLFMREINDLGVNSFGLVVFTSIFVGAVVAIQMFNNFDASSFPIPPSFVGYATKAVLVLEFAPTIISLILAGKVGSYIASSIGTMRVSEQIDALDIMGVNSPNFLIFPKIIACMIFNPLLIAISIVFGICGGYIAGLLTGNWTANDYITGIQMYMPNLFIYYAFTKTTVFAFIIATVPSYFGYFVKGGSLEVGRASTQAVVWTMVFIIISELILTQLILS; this is translated from the coding sequence ATGTTAAAAAAGTTTTTCACAGCAATAGGGGAATATATTATTCTTTTAGGAAAATCCCTGCAGAAACCCCAGAAAATGAGGGTTTTTTGGAAGCTGTTCATGAGAGAAATTAATGATTTGGGAGTAAATTCTTTCGGACTTGTAGTCTTCACATCAATCTTTGTGGGGGCTGTTGTGGCTATTCAGATGTTCAACAACTTTGATGCGTCTTCGTTTCCCATCCCACCTTCATTTGTAGGATATGCAACAAAAGCTGTACTTGTATTGGAATTTGCCCCTACCATCATCAGCTTAATTTTAGCGGGTAAAGTAGGTTCATACATTGCCTCCAGTATCGGAACAATGAGAGTTTCTGAACAGATTGATGCTTTGGATATCATGGGAGTAAATTCACCCAACTTTTTGATATTTCCAAAGATCATTGCCTGTATGATTTTTAATCCTCTTTTGATTGCCATCAGTATAGTATTTGGTATTTGCGGAGGTTATATTGCCGGACTTTTGACGGGAAACTGGACGGCAAACGATTATATCACTGGTATTCAAATGTATATGCCTAATTTATTCATTTATTATGCATTTACCAAAACCACTGTTTTCGCTTTCATCATTGCAACAGTTCCGTCTTATTTCGGATATTTTGTAAAGGGAGGCTCACTGGAAGTAGGTAGAGCCAGTACACAGGCTGTGGTATGGACAATGGTATTCATTATCATCTCTGAATTAATTTTAACCCAATTAATATTAAGCTAA
- a CDS encoding ABC transporter ATP-binding protein, which produces MIEVKDLKKSFGDVEVLKGISTSFDKGKVNLIIGQSGSGKTVFLKSLLNVYMPSSGEILFDGRNVNTMTRDEKQNLRSEIGTVFQGSALFDSLTVEENIMFPLDMFTNLTYREKKKRVFEVIGRVHLDKADKKYPSEISGGMQKRVAIARAIVNNPKYLFCDEPNSGLDPYTSKVIDDLLYEITKEYNTTTIINTHDMNSVMTIGEKIVYLRLGIKEWEGNKDILITAGNKNLIDFVYSSELFKELREYLLENNKTIENTKLEDNEKGT; this is translated from the coding sequence ATGATTGAGGTAAAAGATCTTAAGAAAAGTTTTGGTGATGTTGAAGTACTTAAGGGAATTTCAACCTCATTTGATAAAGGAAAGGTAAACCTGATTATTGGACAAAGTGGTTCCGGAAAAACAGTTTTTCTGAAAAGTCTGTTAAATGTTTATATGCCGTCTTCTGGAGAAATACTATTTGACGGTCGTAATGTTAATACCATGACCCGTGATGAAAAGCAGAATCTTCGCTCAGAAATTGGAACCGTATTCCAAGGAAGTGCTCTTTTTGACTCTTTAACAGTGGAAGAAAATATTATGTTTCCACTGGATATGTTTACTAACCTTACTTATAGAGAAAAGAAGAAAAGAGTTTTTGAGGTTATAGGCAGGGTACACCTTGACAAAGCTGATAAAAAATATCCTTCTGAAATTTCAGGAGGGATGCAAAAAAGGGTTGCCATTGCAAGAGCAATTGTAAACAATCCGAAATATTTATTCTGCGATGAGCCTAACTCAGGGCTGGATCCCTATACATCAAAGGTTATTGATGATCTTCTTTATGAAATCACCAAGGAATATAATACGACTACAATCATCAATACCCATGATATGAACTCTGTAATGACGATTGGCGAGAAAATTGTATACCTAAGACTCGGAATCAAGGAGTGGGAAGGGAATAAAGACATCCTGATTACAGCAGGCAATAAAAACCTGATCGACTTCGTTTATTCTTCAGAACTCTTTAAAGAACTGCGAGAATATTTACTTGAGAATAATAAAACGATTGAGAATACAAAATTAGAAGATAATGAAAAAGGTACTTAG
- a CDS encoding outer membrane beta-barrel protein has product MKKVLSIALLGFSMWASAQISLAAKANLIFPTGSPSWSNIKGTVNDAIEGTGKNNVGFNAGLSLKVALPTSLFLMPEVYYTHFKNEFTTENTTFDVKSNRIDVPVLLGYNVLGNMLGVFVGPVGSFNLSKDNTYNDFKENAKNNFTVGYQFGAQLEIKKLIVNAKYEGAFSKDERNFINKVSGSEIRYDNRPNLFMVGLGYKF; this is encoded by the coding sequence ATGAAAAAGGTACTTAGTATAGCGTTATTAGGGTTTTCAATGTGGGCTTCTGCACAGATCTCACTGGCAGCTAAAGCCAACTTAATATTTCCTACAGGTTCACCTTCATGGTCCAACATTAAAGGAACAGTGAATGATGCCATAGAAGGAACAGGAAAAAACAATGTAGGTTTCAATGCAGGACTTTCATTAAAAGTAGCATTACCTACTTCACTTTTCTTAATGCCAGAAGTGTATTACACTCACTTTAAGAATGAATTTACTACAGAGAATACTACTTTTGATGTGAAAAGCAACCGTATTGATGTTCCTGTTCTTTTAGGATATAACGTTTTAGGTAATATGCTAGGGGTTTTCGTAGGTCCGGTAGGAAGCTTTAACCTAAGCAAAGACAATACTTACAACGATTTTAAAGAAAATGCAAAAAATAACTTTACAGTAGGTTACCAGTTCGGAGCCCAGCTTGAAATTAAAAAGCTTATTGTAAATGCAAAATACGAAGGGGCATTCAGTAAAGACGAAAGAAACTTCATCAACAAAGTTTCCGGTTCGGAGATCAGATATGATAACAGACCTAACCTATTTATGGTTGGTTTGGGATATAAATTTTAA
- a CDS encoding M48 family metallopeptidase: MKVTHLLGMGAFALLVAACTTNPITGRSSLQLANNSEILTMSAQEYKTTLSKGKLITGTADAKRVVNVGNRIKSAAERYYQSIGRSADLANYSWEFALLQSNELNAWCMPGGKVAVYTGILPVTKDDNGLAVVMGHEVSHALAGHGNERISQAMMAQYGGAILGGAISNAQWASVFQKVYPIGSQVALLKYGRGQESEADEMGLYLMSMAGYDPRAAIPFWNRMEAASSGARQPEFLSTHPSPDTRISDINKDLPKALEYYKAAGGKM, encoded by the coding sequence ATGAAAGTTACACATCTATTAGGAATGGGAGCATTTGCTCTATTGGTTGCTGCCTGTACTACCAATCCAATTACAGGAAGATCGTCTTTACAGCTGGCCAATAATTCAGAAATTTTAACAATGTCTGCACAAGAATACAAAACGACATTGTCTAAAGGTAAGCTTATTACCGGAACAGCAGATGCAAAGAGAGTGGTAAATGTAGGAAACAGAATTAAAAGTGCAGCAGAGAGATATTATCAGAGTATTGGAAGATCAGCAGATCTTGCCAATTATAGCTGGGAGTTTGCTCTACTGCAAAGCAATGAATTGAATGCATGGTGTATGCCTGGAGGTAAAGTAGCTGTTTACACAGGAATTTTACCGGTTACCAAAGATGATAACGGGCTTGCTGTAGTAATGGGACATGAAGTTTCTCACGCATTGGCAGGTCATGGAAATGAAAGAATTTCTCAGGCTATGATGGCTCAGTATGGCGGAGCAATCCTTGGCGGAGCTATTTCAAATGCACAGTGGGCAAGTGTTTTCCAGAAGGTATACCCTATCGGATCACAGGTTGCTCTGCTAAAGTACGGTAGAGGTCAGGAATCAGAAGCTGATGAAATGGGATTGTATCTGATGTCTATGGCGGGATATGACCCAAGAGCAGCTATCCCTTTCTGGAACAGAATGGAAGCCGCTTCTTCAGGAGCTAGACAACCGGAATTCTTATCTACTCACCCGAGTCCGGATACAAGAATTTCAGATATTAATAAAGACTTACCGAAGGCTTTAGAATATTATAAGGCTGCTGGAGGAAAAATGTAA
- a CDS encoding DUF4251 domain-containing protein, whose translation MKKYISILMIFGFLFSFQSCASQGSSDPTIVNALVDSQEFTFYAQKANPTNYDVINVMNSLPNTTSTRMLDLNSDNYTIDVSKNTVDVVLPYFGRVFNPSYGNTDKNGYRFTSKDFVINKSQNKKGTWTVKIQPKDVSTVEEINIEIFKNGKAFVSMKSNDRQPITYDGYVSKSEVKQEKEKL comes from the coding sequence ATGAAAAAGTATATTTCTATTCTGATGATATTCGGGTTTTTGTTCAGCTTTCAGAGCTGTGCATCACAGGGTTCATCAGATCCAACAATAGTAAACGCACTAGTGGATTCTCAGGAATTTACTTTCTATGCACAAAAGGCTAATCCTACCAATTATGATGTTATCAATGTTATGAATTCTCTTCCGAATACTACTTCGACCAGAATGCTGGATCTGAATTCAGATAATTATACTATTGATGTCAGTAAGAACACTGTAGATGTAGTATTACCTTATTTTGGAAGGGTATTCAATCCAAGTTACGGAAATACCGATAAAAATGGGTACAGATTTACCTCAAAGGATTTTGTCATCAATAAATCTCAGAATAAAAAAGGAACCTGGACTGTAAAAATCCAGCCTAAGGATGTGAGTACTGTGGAAGAGATCAATATTGAGATCTTTAAAAATGGGAAAGCATTCGTTTCTATGAAAAGCAATGACAGGCAACCAATCACTTATGACGGATATGTTTCTAAAAGTGAAGTAAAACAGGAAAAGGAAAAACTTTAA
- the meaB gene encoding methylmalonyl Co-A mutase-associated GTPase MeaB: MKFSTEELIEGIQSGNKRLIAKAITLVESKKAEHRVQAEDLLKRIMPFTGNSIRVGVTGVPGAGKSTFIESFGRLAIAQGKKVAVLAIDPSSSINKGSILGDKTRMEELAKEENAFIRPSPSSGFLGGVANTTFETMMICEAAGYDYILIETVGVGQSEVLVSDITDVFLFLKIIGGGDELQGIKRGIMEMVDIVFINKVDQDNLQKAKNTRQELKRALDFIPPKEKGWKIPVLLGSALHNEGLQEIYDKISEFIDLKKKTGRFDEIRTQQAEKRFEYWVQEYILSLMKKSNAVEEAYQWHKKNASEMVSNPSTEAKLFVEKFLSGENRN; this comes from the coding sequence ATGAAATTTTCTACAGAAGAACTTATTGAGGGAATACAGTCAGGGAATAAACGTCTGATTGCAAAAGCTATTACTTTAGTTGAAAGTAAAAAAGCGGAGCATAGAGTACAGGCAGAGGACCTTCTGAAAAGAATTATGCCTTTCACAGGAAACTCCATAAGAGTAGGAGTAACTGGAGTACCAGGTGCCGGAAAATCTACTTTTATTGAAAGTTTCGGTAGATTGGCAATTGCTCAGGGAAAAAAGGTTGCTGTTCTTGCTATTGATCCCAGTTCTTCAATCAATAAAGGAAGTATTCTGGGAGATAAAACCCGTATGGAAGAGCTTGCAAAAGAAGAGAATGCGTTCATACGACCTTCACCAAGTTCAGGTTTTTTAGGAGGAGTAGCCAATACAACCTTTGAAACTATGATGATCTGTGAAGCTGCCGGTTATGATTATATTTTAATTGAAACTGTTGGAGTAGGGCAATCAGAGGTTTTAGTGTCAGATATTACGGACGTTTTTCTATTCCTTAAAATTATTGGTGGTGGTGATGAACTGCAGGGAATAAAACGCGGAATTATGGAAATGGTGGACATTGTTTTTATTAACAAAGTAGATCAGGATAATCTTCAGAAGGCCAAAAATACAAGACAAGAATTAAAAAGAGCATTAGATTTTATTCCTCCAAAAGAAAAAGGATGGAAAATCCCAGTATTATTAGGTTCTGCTTTACACAATGAAGGGCTTCAGGAAATCTATGACAAAATCTCAGAGTTTATTGATTTGAAAAAGAAAACCGGACGTTTTGATGAAATTCGTACCCAACAGGCAGAAAAACGCTTTGAATATTGGGTTCAGGAATATATTTTATCCTTAATGAAAAAAAGTAATGCGGTAGAAGAAGCCTATCAGTGGCACAAAAAAAATGCTTCAGAGATGGTTTCTAATCCAAGCACTGAAGCAAAATTATTTGTTGAAAAATTCTTATCGGGAGAAAACAGAAATTAA
- a CDS encoding c-type cytochrome, whose product MKKIIAAASFTAILLVSCTPKASTSATSAGTSTSTAEEIAQGKTIFENSCGKCHKLPDPASHNSVQWVGIMNAMAPKAKLTDEQHKWVYDYIVSAKK is encoded by the coding sequence ATGAAAAAAATCATTGCTGCGGCATCATTCACTGCGATTCTATTAGTTTCCTGTACTCCTAAAGCTTCAACTTCTGCGACTAGTGCTGGAACTTCAACTTCTACAGCTGAGGAGATTGCCCAGGGAAAAACTATTTTTGAAAACTCTTGTGGAAAGTGCCATAAACTGCCTGACCCTGCGTCACATAATTCTGTACAATGGGTAGGAATTATGAATGCCATGGCTCCTAAGGCTAAGCTAACGGATGAACAGCACAAATGGGTTTATGATTATATTGTTTCTGCGAAAAAGTAA
- a CDS encoding c-type cytochrome: MKKLILSGIAASAFLVSCGPKSTAVTGPKYTSSEQLAQGKTIFENSCAKCHKLPEPTKHDNQGWINTLSRMAPKAKLSDDQHQMVYDYLISVNKK, encoded by the coding sequence ATGAAAAAGTTAATCTTAAGTGGTATTGCAGCATCAGCATTCCTGGTATCCTGCGGACCAAAAAGTACGGCTGTAACAGGCCCTAAGTATACCTCATCTGAGCAGTTGGCTCAAGGAAAAACCATTTTTGAGAATTCCTGTGCAAAATGCCATAAGCTGCCTGAACCTACCAAACACGACAATCAGGGCTGGATCAATACTTTAAGCAGAATGGCCCCTAAAGCCAAACTTAGTGATGATCAGCATCAAATGGTTTATGACTATCTGATCTCTGTCAATAAAAAATAA
- a CDS encoding Lrp/AsnC family transcriptional regulator — translation MQLDSLHYAILNELQKNSRLSNTDIGRIIGLTAPAVAERIRKMEEARVIKSFTVNLDYEQLGFNENVIIGIDIPYCDIPPFLKEIENINGILKVMKSTGDFCLIVHLVAKKVSELENIITRFSNHGNTSTFRILAFPLERDSVWLDKS, via the coding sequence ATGCAATTAGACTCATTACATTATGCTATTTTGAATGAACTGCAGAAAAACTCCCGTCTGTCCAATACCGATATTGGACGCATAATAGGACTTACAGCACCGGCGGTAGCTGAAAGAATTAGAAAAATGGAAGAAGCTCGGGTAATAAAATCATTTACTGTAAATCTGGATTATGAGCAGCTTGGGTTTAATGAAAATGTTATTATAGGAATCGATATTCCATATTGTGATATTCCCCCGTTCTTAAAAGAAATTGAGAATATAAACGGTATTCTGAAGGTGATGAAATCTACAGGCGATTTTTGCCTTATTGTTCATCTGGTAGCTAAAAAAGTTTCCGAATTGGAAAATATAATTACCCGTTTCAGTAACCATGGAAACACTTCTACATTTCGGATATTGGCTTTCCCTTTGGAGAGAGATTCCGTATGGTTAGATAAAAGCTGA
- a CDS encoding DMT family transporter encodes MMKSNINILLAFLAVMSLATGGIFVKLSSLSPINTALYRILFSLIFLFPFVYKKIQTIDRKSWIIILFSGVFLAIDLILWNTSFQFTSVANANLFVNLVPFTTVPLSYFLFKEKPGRNFLTGLSISVIGIVVLMWGKFSLSGGGSGYKGDLLAFLASVFYGLFLLSVYKVRLKVDAASIMFISGLGSIPVLFLTAGMFEGIMYPQTFREVGILLGLALCSQILGQGLLSYCLGKISILLSSVIILSQPVFAAIYAYFLFSETLTIKEILGIIIILAGVYRAKQIPAKPVSSYE; translated from the coding sequence ATGATGAAATCGAATATCAATATACTTTTGGCATTTTTAGCCGTTATGAGTCTTGCTACCGGCGGAATTTTTGTAAAGCTGAGCAGCCTGTCTCCTATCAATACTGCTTTGTACAGAATTCTGTTTTCCCTAATCTTTTTATTTCCTTTTGTTTATAAAAAAATACAAACTATTGACAGAAAATCCTGGATCATTATTTTGTTCAGTGGAGTATTTCTTGCTATAGACCTTATTCTTTGGAACACCTCCTTTCAGTTCACCTCTGTAGCGAATGCCAACCTTTTTGTAAATTTGGTCCCTTTTACTACAGTTCCTTTATCTTATTTTCTTTTTAAAGAAAAGCCTGGGAGAAATTTTCTGACAGGTCTGAGTATATCTGTTATAGGGATCGTTGTTTTGATGTGGGGAAAATTTAGTCTTTCCGGTGGCGGTAGTGGTTATAAAGGGGATCTGCTCGCCTTTCTGGCCTCAGTTTTTTATGGATTGTTCTTATTAAGTGTTTACAAGGTAAGATTAAAAGTGGATGCGGCTTCCATTATGTTTATTAGCGGGCTTGGTTCAATTCCTGTGTTGTTTCTTACAGCAGGAATGTTTGAAGGAATTATGTATCCTCAGACCTTTAGAGAAGTAGGAATATTGCTTGGTCTTGCTTTATGTTCTCAAATATTAGGACAGGGATTACTGAGCTATTGTCTTGGAAAAATAAGTATTCTGCTTTCTTCTGTTATTATTCTGAGCCAGCCTGTCTTCGCTGCAATTTATGCATACTTCCTGTTTTCAGAAACATTAACTATTAAAGAAATATTAGGCATCATCATAATATTAGCCGGAGTATACCGAGCCAAACAAATACCCGCCAAGCCTGTATCTTCCTACGAATAA
- a CDS encoding tetratricopeptide repeat protein has protein sequence MTLTKNKYYFEALDYFPYNMSECLDALNYALSYEPEDADSLCLMGRVYSEVLRDYETGKKYFEEAMQFNIGNVNTPKYYIECLLSNEDYEEAEKLIEYALKMKGIDKAEILNGKSLLLERKGEYKQAMEQLKEAKKFSFCRSSLDVLEDREKLLQNKMPKTRLRKKTEESH, from the coding sequence ATGACCTTAACTAAAAATAAATACTATTTTGAAGCCTTGGACTACTTTCCTTACAATATGTCCGAGTGTCTGGACGCCCTGAACTATGCTCTTTCCTACGAACCGGAAGATGCAGATAGCCTGTGTCTGATGGGAAGAGTATACTCAGAAGTATTAAGAGACTATGAAACAGGGAAAAAATATTTTGAAGAAGCAATGCAGTTCAATATTGGAAATGTAAATACGCCTAAATATTATATTGAATGTCTGCTGAGCAATGAAGACTATGAAGAAGCAGAAAAACTCATTGAATATGCTCTAAAAATGAAAGGAATAGATAAAGCAGAAATTCTGAATGGTAAATCACTTTTACTGGAAAGAAAAGGAGAATATAAACAAGCTATGGAACAGCTTAAAGAGGCAAAAAAATTTAGTTTTTGCAGAAGTTCACTTGACGTTTTGGAAGATAGAGAGAAACTTCTTCAGAACAAAATGCCTAAAACAAGGCTAAGGAAAAAAACGGAGGAATCACATTGA
- the prfH gene encoding peptide chain release factor H has product MEKLIQITSGRGPLECQWVVSKVLKTFLEELKDNTIDYEIIHRENGDVNMTLKSVTVLLKGKNIREFLETWLGTICWEGKSTFRKLHKRSKWFIGVFELENQEMANFNEKDIRFQTARSQGSGGQNVNKVNTAVRATHIPTNESVFVQDTRSQLNNKKLSIIRLKEKVMGTYIQQLENRMKETWNHHLQVERGNPVRTFSGTDFKSNYQDKSFKKQRNVLKQNLKSYSNDLN; this is encoded by the coding sequence ATGGAAAAATTAATACAGATCACTTCCGGAAGAGGACCTTTAGAATGCCAATGGGTAGTATCCAAGGTATTAAAAACCTTTCTGGAAGAACTAAAAGATAATACTATAGATTACGAGATTATTCATCGCGAAAACGGAGATGTAAATATGACTTTGAAGTCGGTAACCGTGCTTTTAAAAGGAAAGAACATCAGAGAATTTCTGGAAACATGGTTGGGAACCATCTGCTGGGAAGGGAAAAGTACGTTCAGAAAACTGCATAAAAGAAGCAAATGGTTCATTGGTGTTTTTGAATTGGAAAATCAGGAAATGGCTAATTTCAATGAAAAAGATATCAGGTTTCAGACCGCGAGAAGTCAGGGAAGTGGTGGGCAGAATGTCAATAAAGTGAATACGGCTGTCCGTGCTACCCATATTCCTACCAATGAATCCGTATTTGTACAGGATACAAGATCACAACTAAACAATAAAAAGTTATCCATTATCAGATTAAAAGAAAAAGTAATGGGAACCTATATTCAACAATTGGAAAATAGAATGAAGGAAACCTGGAATCATCATCTTCAGGTAGAACGTGGAAATCCGGTCCGTACATTCTCCGGAACAGATTTTAAAAGCAACTATCAGGATAAATCCTTTAAAAAACAAAGGAATGTCCTTAAACAGAATTTAAAAAGTTACAGCAATGACCTTAACTAA
- a CDS encoding RtcB family protein: MGNLKLKGKDILKLGYPNNQSVNVALEVMKRNFATKNIHYVKSLLKEILIHPEQFEKDLTFGQIAETLMSSKKTEKRMLNSQRADFQIFGNNISEEAKNQLYTALKLPVSVQGALMPDAHSGYGLPIGGVLAVENAVIPYGVGMDIGCRMSLSILDTPVSYLNGARDKYEKALAEHTKFGMYETHKSQIDHEIFERDTFDLIPILRRLKGKAIKQMGSSGGGNHFVEFGEVEITEEDEQIGLPKGKYLGILSHSGSRGLGAEIAQYYSRVAVEQCPLPKEAQQFAWLDLSTHLGLEYWTAMNLAGDYASACHDDIHRRLVKAVGGRVKARIENHHNFAWKEIHNGKEVIVHRKGATPANENELGMIPGSMTAKGFIVRGKGNPDSLNSASHGAGRAHSRGECRSLFTQNDIKKELKLKDVTLMGGNTEEAPMAYKDIHEVMNAQSELVDILGTFQPRIVRMDR; the protein is encoded by the coding sequence ATGGGAAATTTAAAACTAAAAGGAAAAGATATATTAAAACTGGGCTATCCAAATAATCAAAGTGTAAATGTAGCCTTGGAAGTAATGAAGAGAAATTTTGCAACCAAAAATATCCATTATGTGAAATCTCTTTTAAAGGAAATTCTGATTCATCCGGAACAATTCGAAAAAGACTTAACCTTCGGACAGATTGCAGAAACTTTAATGTCGTCCAAAAAAACAGAAAAAAGGATGTTGAATTCACAGCGTGCAGACTTTCAGATCTTCGGGAATAATATTTCAGAAGAAGCAAAAAATCAACTGTACACAGCTTTGAAACTTCCGGTTTCTGTTCAGGGCGCATTAATGCCTGATGCTCATAGCGGATATGGCCTTCCGATCGGAGGGGTTTTAGCTGTAGAAAATGCAGTGATTCCTTACGGAGTAGGAATGGATATCGGTTGTAGAATGAGCCTCAGTATTTTGGATACACCCGTTTCATATCTGAACGGAGCAAGGGATAAATATGAAAAAGCCCTTGCCGAACATACAAAATTTGGGATGTATGAGACTCACAAATCTCAAATAGACCACGAAATCTTCGAGAGAGATACATTTGATTTAATTCCAATCCTAAGAAGATTAAAAGGAAAAGCCATCAAACAGATGGGGTCTTCAGGTGGGGGAAATCACTTTGTGGAGTTTGGAGAAGTGGAAATTACCGAAGAAGATGAACAAATCGGATTACCAAAAGGAAAATACCTTGGTATTCTTTCACACAGCGGCTCAAGAGGATTGGGAGCAGAGATTGCTCAATATTATTCAAGAGTCGCAGTAGAACAATGTCCGCTGCCTAAGGAAGCACAGCAATTCGCGTGGCTGGACTTGAGTACTCACCTTGGATTGGAATATTGGACAGCAATGAACCTTGCAGGAGATTACGCTTCAGCCTGTCATGATGATATCCACAGAAGATTGGTGAAAGCAGTAGGCGGAAGAGTAAAAGCTCGAATCGAAAACCATCACAACTTTGCATGGAAAGAAATTCACAACGGGAAAGAAGTAATTGTCCACAGAAAAGGAGCTACCCCAGCCAATGAAAATGAATTGGGTATGATTCCGGGATCTATGACAGCCAAAGGGTTTATTGTCCGTGGAAAAGGAAATCCGGATTCACTGAATTCAGCTTCGCACGGAGCTGGCAGAGCACACTCAAGAGGAGAATGCAGAAGTCTTTTCACTCAGAATGACATCAAAAAAGAGTTAAAGCTTAAAGATGTTACGCTAATGGGCGGAAATACAGAAGAAGCACCAATGGCCTATAAAGATATTCATGAAGTCATGAATGCACAAAGTGAATTGGTAGATATTCTGGGAACATTCCAGCCAAGAATTGTAAGAATGGACAGATAG
- a CDS encoding M28 family peptidase, which produces MGLKNILKPTKKKLIFFVGFLFISIVLLFSGGKKEQTVQVSPVPADSAQVKKHLAALTQTPQFRNHKNIDQLNTVADYIHQTFTTYADSTAFQEYTVNGQVYKNVICSFGTGNSKRIIIGAHYDVCGDQQGADDNATGVTALLELARMLQNQKLKYRVDLVAYTLEEPPYFRTENMGSYVHAKYLKDNNINVYGMGSVEMIGYFKDEKGSQDFPIGALSWIYGDKGDFITLVKKFSGAGSFVGNFIEQFKKSNQIKAETFPAPKFVGGVDYSDHLNYWKFGFPALMITDTSFFRNKNYHKATDTLETLDIKRMTKVIDAIFLSIIHLK; this is translated from the coding sequence ATGGGTTTAAAAAACATACTAAAGCCTACGAAGAAAAAGCTGATTTTCTTTGTAGGCTTTCTCTTTATAAGTATAGTATTGCTCTTTTCAGGAGGTAAAAAGGAGCAGACAGTACAAGTTTCTCCTGTTCCTGCAGATAGTGCACAGGTTAAAAAACATCTGGCAGCACTTACCCAGACTCCACAATTCCGGAATCATAAAAATATAGATCAATTAAATACTGTTGCAGATTATATTCATCAAACTTTCACGACTTATGCCGATAGTACAGCATTTCAGGAATATACAGTAAATGGACAGGTCTATAAAAACGTAATATGCTCTTTTGGTACGGGAAACAGCAAAAGAATCATCATAGGAGCTCATTATGATGTTTGTGGAGATCAACAGGGAGCAGACGATAATGCTACCGGAGTTACCGCACTTCTGGAGCTGGCAAGAATGCTTCAAAACCAAAAACTCAAGTATAGAGTAGATCTTGTGGCTTATACATTAGAAGAGCCTCCTTATTTTAGAACAGAAAATATGGGCAGCTATGTTCATGCTAAATATTTAAAAGACAACAATATCAATGTCTATGGAATGGGCAGTGTAGAAATGATTGGTTATTTTAAAGACGAAAAAGGATCTCAGGATTTTCCTATAGGTGCTCTTTCCTGGATTTATGGTGACAAAGGTGATTTTATTACTTTAGTGAAAAAGTTCAGCGGAGCAGGGTCATTCGTAGGAAACTTTATAGAACAATTTAAAAAATCAAATCAGATAAAAGCAGAAACATTTCCAGCTCCGAAATTTGTTGGTGGTGTAGACTATTCCGATCATTTGAATTATTGGAAGTTTGGCTTTCCAGCACTCATGATTACCGATACGTCCTTCTTTAGAAACAAAAATTATCACAAAGCTACAGATACTTTAGAAACATTGGATATCAAAAGGATGACAAAAGTTATTGATGCTATTTTTCTAAGCATTATTCACCTCAAGTAA